A DNA window from Aureibaculum sp. 2308TA14-22 contains the following coding sequences:
- a CDS encoding DUF4369 domain-containing protein, producing MKKILTLVLVGLVLIACGKDSENTMIVQGTIKDLKKGTLYLQKQNDSLMVTVDSITLDGTEIYTLSAEIESPEMYYLSLDKSPSKEIAFFGERGTITINTKLDKFQISPEINGLTNQELLDEYNDMKSKYSGKRLDLVKADFEAKRDNDTVSIDSIAKAINNLLKNRYRYAIGFALRNKDKEVAPFVALTEFSDANLMWIDSVNNSLTPEIKDSKYGKILNDFIIERKKNNN from the coding sequence ATGAAAAAAATACTTACTCTAGTTCTAGTTGGTCTAGTTTTAATAGCCTGTGGAAAAGATTCTGAAAATACTATGATTGTTCAGGGTACGATAAAAGATCTTAAAAAAGGTACGCTATACTTGCAAAAACAGAACGATTCACTAATGGTAACGGTTGATTCAATTACTTTGGATGGAACAGAGATTTATACGTTATCTGCCGAGATTGAAAGTCCAGAAATGTACTATCTATCTTTAGACAAATCACCTAGTAAAGAAATTGCTTTTTTTGGTGAAAGAGGAACAATAACTATCAATACAAAATTAGATAAATTTCAAATTTCGCCAGAAATTAACGGATTGACCAACCAAGAACTATTGGACGAATACAATGATATGAAAAGTAAATACAGCGGAAAACGTTTAGATTTGGTTAAGGCTGATTTTGAGGCGAAACGAGACAATGACACTGTTAGTATTGATTCGATTGCTAAGGCTATAAATAATTTGTTAAAAAATAGGTACAGATATGCTATTGGTTTCGCGTTGAGAAATAAGGATAAAGAAGTTGCTCCTTTTGTTGCGTTAACCGAGTTTAGCGATGCCAACTTAATGTGGATAGATAGTGTTAATAATAGTCTAACTCCAGAGATTAAGGATTCTAAATACGGTAAAATTTTAAACGATTTTATTATAGAGCGGAAGAAAAATAATAATTAG
- a CDS encoding TIGR00266 family protein: MTSHEIDYTIYGEEMQFVEIELDPQEAVVAEAGSFMMMDNGIKMSTIFGDGSGQTEGFMGKLFSAGKRLLTGESLFMTVFLNIEHGKKKVSFASPYPGKIIPLDLTNFNGKFICQKDAFLCAAKGVSVGIEFSKKLGRGLFGGEGFIMQKLEGDGMAFMHAGGTVSKKELQAGEKLKVDTGCLVGFTQGVNYDIEFVGGIRNTVFGGEGLFFATLTGPGTVYVQSLPFSRLAGRIIASVPRTGGKSKGEGSILGGIGDLLDGDNRF, encoded by the coding sequence ATGACATCACACGAAATAGATTATACCATTTACGGAGAAGAAATGCAATTTGTAGAAATTGAACTTGATCCGCAAGAAGCCGTTGTAGCCGAAGCAGGAAGTTTTATGATGATGGATAACGGGATTAAAATGAGTACTATTTTTGGCGATGGATCTGGGCAAACAGAAGGTTTTATGGGAAAACTATTCTCTGCTGGAAAACGTTTGTTGACGGGAGAAAGTTTATTTATGACTGTTTTTTTGAATATTGAACATGGTAAAAAGAAAGTTTCTTTTGCTTCGCCTTATCCTGGCAAGATTATTCCACTTGACTTAACCAATTTTAATGGCAAATTTATCTGTCAAAAAGATGCTTTTTTATGTGCTGCCAAAGGTGTTTCCGTTGGTATTGAATTTTCTAAGAAACTGGGTAGGGGTTTATTTGGAGGTGAAGGTTTTATCATGCAAAAATTAGAAGGTGACGGCATGGCATTTATGCACGCTGGTGGTACAGTATCTAAAAAAGAACTGCAAGCTGGAGAAAAATTAAAAGTAGATACGGGTTGTTTAGTTGGTTTTACACAAGGTGTAAATTACGATATTGAATTTGTAGGGGGTATCAGAAATACCGTTTTTGGTGGCGAAGGTTTATTCTTTGCTACTTTGACTGGTCCAGGTACGGTTTATGTACAGTCTTTACCTTTTAGTAGGTTGGCAGGCAGAATTATCGCTTCTGTACCAAGAACGGGAGGTAAAAGTAAAGGTGAGGGTAGTATTTTAGGTGGTATTGGTGATTTATTGGATGGTGATAATAGATTCTAA
- a CDS encoding gluzincin family metallopeptidase produces the protein MRISRYIIAICCFSALICHAQSNKITIDAELDYLNKELKIQQEIIYHNTSNVSLDTLYFHNWAAAYKNRRTPLSKRLIEDYDKSLYFAKSELRGNTLIKNISSDYVSDKWFIDKNKPDIIKVVLNEPLIAKDSVRLTLTYITKVPSSIFTKYGQENNTYNLRYWYMTPAVFNGNWQTMSNLNMDDLYMEPSVYDIKISIPQGVHLSTDLNYTKAINPPHTTYHLTGKDRVDIELNINVVNDFVEFETIPKVITNLNGTVLSNPLKTDIVNRELAFIEKYLGKYPHEKLLVNNITYSKNPIYGLNQLPKIFNPFSGAFEWDIKMFKALTRKYLENTIIVNRRKDAWILDGIQNFLMIKYVEHYYPEIKAMGNISKIWGVRTFNIAKLNFNEKYPFVYQFAARKNYDQALTTQADSLSNFNRKIVNKYKAGLGLQYLDEYLNDSIVYGSIKEFYKKSLNKKTSSNLFKNIITAKADKDLSWFFGDYINTKKKIDYTIKKVKQTKDSVHVTIKNRRNITVPIALYGVKKKEITFRKWLTNIDTTSIIAIPKGDYDRLSLNYEYLYPELNLRDNWKNLKGLFNKPVQFRFFKDVENPYYNQVFYNVFASYNLYDGLILGPSLYNEAIFKKKLLYKIIPTYGTNSGKVTGAASFVYQHIPEETSVYRYRIGMSASNFHYDRNLSYVRLSPFASVEFKRKSLRDVGGNALSARYIIVNKEIPQGVPKLESDNYSILNLRYGYTKPDIIEDLRYNIDFQLANKFSKLALDLRYRKLTDKNRQYDFRLYLGTFLSNKTNTDFFSFSLDRPSDYLFDYSFLGRSEKSGFLSQQIIIAEGGFKSVFENPYANQWMFTTNNSMSIWRWIEAYADAGFYKNKNEQAIFRYDSGIRLNFVHNFFEVYFPIQSSLGFEPTQPDYASKIRFVITLQPEKLIGLIRRGFF, from the coding sequence TTGAGGATTTCAAGATACATTATCGCTATATGCTGTTTTTCAGCCCTAATTTGCCATGCTCAAAGCAATAAGATAACTATTGATGCCGAACTTGATTATCTAAACAAGGAGTTAAAAATTCAACAAGAGATAATTTACCATAATACATCAAACGTTAGTTTAGATACGTTATATTTTCACAACTGGGCTGCCGCTTATAAGAATAGACGTACACCTTTGTCTAAACGGTTAATTGAAGATTATGATAAAAGCCTATATTTTGCTAAATCTGAATTAAGAGGAAATACCCTTATAAAAAATATATCAAGTGATTATGTATCAGACAAATGGTTTATTGATAAAAATAAACCGGACATCATAAAAGTTGTTTTAAACGAACCCTTAATTGCTAAAGATTCGGTTAGACTTACATTGACTTACATAACAAAAGTTCCATCTTCGATATTTACAAAGTACGGACAGGAAAATAATACTTATAATTTAAGGTATTGGTATATGACACCTGCTGTTTTTAATGGTAATTGGCAAACCATGAGCAATTTGAACATGGATGATTTATATATGGAGCCTTCGGTGTATGACATAAAAATTTCTATTCCGCAAGGTGTTCATCTTAGCACTGATTTAAATTATACAAAAGCAATAAATCCACCACATACAACATATCACTTAACCGGTAAGGATAGAGTTGATATCGAGCTTAATATTAATGTAGTCAATGATTTTGTTGAATTTGAAACCATTCCAAAAGTAATTACAAATTTGAACGGTACAGTTTTAAGCAATCCATTAAAAACAGATATTGTTAATAGAGAGTTGGCTTTTATAGAAAAGTATTTAGGCAAATATCCTCATGAAAAATTATTGGTAAATAATATAACGTATAGCAAAAATCCTATTTATGGACTAAACCAATTACCAAAAATATTCAATCCCTTTTCTGGAGCTTTTGAATGGGATATTAAAATGTTTAAAGCTCTTACACGTAAATACTTAGAAAACACCATTATAGTAAACCGAAGAAAAGATGCATGGATACTTGACGGAATACAAAATTTTTTAATGATAAAATATGTTGAACATTATTATCCCGAAATTAAAGCTATGGGTAATATTTCAAAAATATGGGGTGTAAGAACTTTTAATATTGCAAAATTAAATTTTAACGAAAAGTATCCATTTGTATATCAGTTTGCTGCACGTAAAAATTATGATCAGGCGTTAACTACTCAAGCAGATTCACTATCTAATTTTAACAGAAAAATAGTTAACAAATACAAGGCTGGTCTTGGACTTCAATATTTAGATGAATATTTGAACGATAGTATTGTTTACGGTAGCATAAAGGAGTTTTATAAAAAAAGTTTAAACAAGAAAACGAGTAGCAATCTGTTTAAAAACATTATTACCGCTAAAGCTGATAAAGATTTAAGCTGGTTTTTTGGCGATTATATAAATACTAAGAAAAAGATAGATTATACCATCAAAAAAGTAAAACAAACTAAAGATTCTGTTCATGTAACCATTAAAAATAGAAGAAACATAACCGTGCCCATAGCTCTTTATGGTGTTAAGAAAAAAGAAATTACATTTAGAAAATGGCTAACCAATATTGATACAACATCAATCATAGCTATCCCTAAAGGAGATTATGATCGTTTATCCTTAAATTACGAGTATTTATACCCTGAACTAAATTTGAGAGACAATTGGAAAAACTTAAAAGGCCTGTTTAACAAGCCCGTTCAATTCCGGTTTTTTAAAGATGTAGAAAACCCTTACTACAATCAGGTTTTTTATAATGTTTTTGCAAGCTATAATTTATACGATGGTTTAATTTTAGGTCCAAGTCTGTATAACGAAGCAATTTTTAAGAAAAAGTTGTTGTATAAAATAATACCAACTTATGGTACTAATAGCGGTAAGGTAACTGGTGCTGCTTCTTTTGTTTATCAACATATACCTGAAGAAACATCTGTTTATAGATACAGAATTGGAATGAGTGCGAGTAATTTTCATTATGATAGAAACTTAAGCTACGTTAGGCTATCTCCGTTTGCATCTGTAGAGTTTAAAAGAAAAAGTTTACGTGATGTTGGTGGTAATGCTTTATCTGCAAGATATATTATTGTAAACAAAGAAATTCCGCAGGGTGTTCCAAAATTAGAATCTGACAATTATAGTATCTTAAACCTTCGTTATGGTTACACAAAACCAGATATAATTGAAGACTTACGCTATAATATCGATTTTCAATTAGCAAATAAATTCAGTAAACTGGCATTGGATTTAAGGTATAGAAAATTAACCGATAAGAATAGACAATATGATTTTAGGCTTTATTTAGGCACATTCTTGTCAAATAAGACAAATACAGATTTCTTTAGTTTTTCGTTAGATAGACCCTCAGATTATTTATTTGATTACAGTTTTTTAGGTCGATCGGAAAAATCGGGTTTTTTAAGCCAACAAATTATTATTGCAGAAGGTGGTTTTAAATCTGTATTCGAAAATCCCTACGCCAATCAATGGATGTTTACTACAAATAACAGTATGAGTATTTGGCGTTGGATAGAAGCTTATGCCGATGCAGGTTTCTATAAGAACAAAAATGAACAAGCCATTTTTAGGTATGATAGTGGTATAAGATTAAACTTTGTCCACAATTTTTTTGAAGTTTATTTTCCAATCCAATCCAGTTTAGGTTTTGAACCTACTCAGCCAGATTACGCTTCTAAAATTAGATTTGTAATTACACTACAGCCAGAGAAATTAATTGGCTTAATAAGAAGAGGGTTTTTCTGA
- a CDS encoding T9SS type A sorting domain-containing protein: MIFWSSFTEAQGVIKTMFYNLLEFPEAPPSNRSTILKTILDDYQPDLFMVCELQSEEGANTILNTSLQTADNRYAKANFVSNQSNPTTDLQQLVFYNSKKLILENQDVITTGIRDINHYLFKLNTPDKATNPIYLDVFVAHLKSSQGFENEDKRLDMVLDFTSTLINIPSDHYVIISGDFNLYTGQEGAYQELLDPTNAIVLKDPIDKDGNWHNNSSYQDIHTQSSRDSNDDFDNRGAGGGIDDRFDFILISENLENSTTLKYTPNSYKAYGNNGNCYNKSVNDVSCTGTFSQTIRDALYNMSDHLPVVMQLETDKVLSTENNLLAKGYLKFVNGNLVRKNITLKVDASILDQQIVIYNGMGQQIKSVTLNQQITTVDATNLANGIYYIKLQNTTSTLKFIKL, from the coding sequence ATGATTTTTTGGAGCTCCTTTACGGAAGCCCAAGGTGTTATTAAGACCATGTTTTATAATTTATTGGAATTTCCCGAAGCACCACCTTCAAATAGATCAACTATTTTAAAAACTATTCTGGACGATTATCAACCCGACTTGTTTATGGTATGCGAACTTCAATCCGAAGAAGGGGCGAATACTATTTTAAATACTTCGTTACAAACAGCTGATAATAGATATGCTAAGGCCAATTTCGTTTCTAATCAATCAAACCCTACCACAGATTTACAACAATTGGTTTTTTACAATAGCAAAAAATTAATTTTGGAAAACCAAGATGTAATTACTACTGGAATCAGGGATATTAACCATTACCTTTTTAAACTCAATACACCAGACAAGGCAACAAACCCAATTTATTTAGATGTTTTTGTGGCACATTTAAAATCGAGCCAAGGTTTTGAAAATGAAGACAAACGTTTAGATATGGTGTTAGATTTTACCAGTACTTTAATTAATATACCTTCTGACCATTATGTTATTATTTCAGGAGATTTTAACCTTTATACAGGTCAAGAAGGTGCTTATCAAGAATTACTAGATCCAACAAACGCCATCGTACTTAAGGATCCAATTGATAAAGATGGTAACTGGCATAATAATTCGTCTTATCAAGATATTCATACACAATCGAGTAGAGATTCAAATGATGATTTTGATAACAGAGGTGCTGGTGGTGGAATAGATGATCGGTTTGATTTTATTTTAATTTCTGAGAATTTAGAAAACAGTACTACTTTAAAATATACTCCAAATTCATACAAAGCCTATGGAAACAATGGCAATTGCTATAATAAATCCGTAAACGATGTAAGTTGTACCGGAACATTTAGTCAAACTATCAGAGATGCATTATATAATATGAGTGACCATTTGCCAGTTGTTATGCAACTAGAAACAGACAAAGTGTTAAGCACTGAAAATAATTTACTTGCTAAGGGTTATTTAAAATTTGTAAATGGTAATTTAGTAAGAAAAAATATCACTTTAAAAGTTGATGCTAGTATTTTAGACCAGCAAATTGTTATATATAATGGTATGGGGCAACAAATTAAATCGGTTACATTAAATCAACAAATTACAACTGTAGACGCAACTAATCTTGCAAATGGTATCTACTATATAAAACTACAAAACACAACCTCAACGCTAAAATTTATTAAACTATAA
- a CDS encoding LOG family protein, translating into MSPELNSNEDRKIIEKFQHKTWNEIKTNDTWAIFKIMAEFVNGYEKMSKIGPCVSIFGSARTKPEQKYYKLAENIAYELTQNGYGVITGGGPGIMEAGNKGAHRGKGASVGLNIDLPFEQHDNPYIDPDKNLMFDYFFVRKVMFVKYAQGFVVMPGGFGTLDELFEAMTLIQTKKIGRFPIILVGSDFWSGIFDWVQKVLIDQFENASPEDMDLIQIVDTEKEVVDLLNSFYKKYSLSPNF; encoded by the coding sequence ATGTCGCCAGAATTAAACTCCAATGAGGATAGAAAAATTATTGAAAAATTTCAACATAAAACGTGGAACGAAATAAAAACCAATGATACGTGGGCCATATTTAAAATTATGGCCGAATTTGTAAACGGTTATGAAAAAATGAGTAAAATTGGCCCATGTGTGAGTATATTTGGGTCTGCTAGAACCAAGCCTGAACAGAAATATTATAAACTTGCTGAGAACATTGCGTACGAACTTACGCAAAATGGCTACGGTGTTATTACTGGAGGTGGTCCCGGAATTATGGAAGCAGGGAACAAAGGTGCCCATAGAGGCAAGGGTGCGTCCGTTGGATTAAATATTGATCTGCCTTTTGAACAACACGACAACCCATATATAGATCCAGATAAAAATTTAATGTTCGATTACTTTTTTGTACGTAAAGTAATGTTTGTAAAATACGCACAAGGGTTTGTAGTAATGCCCGGTGGATTTGGCACACTGGATGAGCTTTTTGAAGCCATGACACTTATCCAAACTAAAAAAATAGGTCGATTTCCTATAATTCTTGTAGGTTCAGATTTTTGGAGCGGTATTTTTGATTGGGTTCAAAAGGTACTTATTGATCAATTTGAAAATGCCAGTCCAGAAGATATGGACTTAATACAAATTGTTGACACAGAAAAAGAAGTGGTAGATCTGCTTAATAGCTTCTATAAGAAATACAGTTTGAGTCCAAACTTCTAA
- the uvrA gene encoding excinuclease ABC subunit UvrA, with the protein MSENYIDVQGARVHNLKNIDVKIPREKLVVITGLSGSGKSSLAFDTIYAEGQRRYIETFSAYARQFLGGLERPDVDKIDGLSPVIAIEQKTTSKSPRSTVGTITEVYDFLRLLFARAADAYSYNSGEKMISYSDEQIIDLILTDFDAKKAIILAPVIKSRKGHYRELFEQISKQGFVKVRVDGQVIDIEKGMRLDRYKTHDIEIVIDRLLVENKQQKRLEETIKTATYHGDDTILVLDTETNKTRYFSRSLMCPSTGISYPKPEPNSFSFNSPKGACDNCNGLGTVNEVNIDKIIPDPEASIANGGIAPINEQKSKWILKQIELIAERYKFKLTTPINKIPKEGLDVILYGGKEKFEVLSKEMGITRNYTIDFEGIANFIKYQFDETSSVSIKRWASSYMDENNCSVCDGSRLKVESLHFKIQGKNIADLAEMDIVQLADWFKKIKSKLSKTQIAIAEEILKEIETRIQFLLDVGLDYLALSRSSKTLSGGEAQRIRLATQIGSQLVGVLYILDEPSIGLHQRDNHRLIDSLQKLRDIGNSVLVVEHDKDMIEHADQVIDIGPKAGKHGGEIISNSTPKELLKSKTLTADYINGTKEIAVPKERRKGNGKAIILKGATGNNLKNVSITLPLGKMICVTGVSGSGKSTLINETLYPILNHHIYRGVKAPMPYKSIDGLKHIDKIIDINQSPIGRTPRSNPATYTGVFSEIRNLFAKTPEALIRGYKPGRFSFNVKEGRCETCEGGGVRVIEMNFLPDVYVECETCMGKRFDRETLEIRYKGKSISDVLNMTIDESVQFFEHIPKIHRKLKTIKDVGLGYITLGQQSTTLSGGEAQRIKLATELSKKDTGNTFYILDEPTTGLHFEDIDVLMKVLNKLTDKGNTVLIIEHNLDVVKLADYIIDIGPEGGKNGGEVLCTGTPEEIVKVKNSYTAQFLKKELH; encoded by the coding sequence ATGTCAGAAAATTATATAGATGTTCAAGGGGCAAGAGTTCATAATTTAAAGAACATTGATGTTAAAATACCTAGAGAAAAACTTGTTGTTATAACTGGTTTGAGTGGTAGTGGAAAATCGTCATTGGCTTTTGACACCATTTATGCCGAAGGTCAGCGAAGATATATTGAAACTTTTTCTGCTTATGCAAGACAATTTTTAGGCGGTTTGGAGCGACCTGATGTTGATAAAATTGATGGATTGTCACCGGTTATAGCTATTGAACAAAAAACTACAAGTAAAAGTCCGCGTTCAACGGTAGGTACTATTACCGAAGTTTATGATTTTTTAAGACTGCTATTTGCACGTGCAGCTGATGCCTACTCCTACAATAGTGGTGAAAAAATGATTAGTTATTCTGATGAGCAGATTATCGATTTGATTTTAACCGATTTTGACGCTAAAAAAGCGATTATTTTAGCCCCAGTAATAAAATCCCGAAAAGGACATTACCGTGAGCTTTTTGAACAAATCTCTAAACAGGGTTTTGTAAAGGTTCGTGTTGATGGTCAAGTTATCGATATTGAAAAAGGTATGCGTTTAGACCGTTATAAAACGCATGATATTGAAATAGTTATTGACCGATTATTAGTTGAGAACAAACAACAAAAAAGGTTAGAGGAAACCATTAAAACCGCAACGTATCACGGTGATGACACCATTTTAGTATTGGATACCGAGACCAATAAAACTAGGTATTTCAGTAGAAGTTTGATGTGCCCTTCAACGGGAATTTCCTATCCGAAACCCGAGCCAAATTCATTTTCTTTTAATTCACCAAAAGGTGCTTGTGACAATTGTAATGGTCTAGGAACTGTAAATGAAGTTAACATTGATAAAATAATTCCTGACCCTGAAGCTTCGATAGCTAATGGCGGTATCGCACCTATCAACGAACAAAAAAGCAAGTGGATTTTAAAACAAATTGAACTAATTGCCGAACGGTATAAATTCAAATTAACAACGCCTATCAATAAAATACCTAAAGAAGGGTTAGATGTTATATTATATGGCGGTAAAGAAAAGTTTGAAGTACTCTCTAAAGAAATGGGCATTACTCGAAATTATACTATTGATTTTGAAGGTATTGCCAACTTTATAAAATATCAATTTGACGAAACTAGTTCGGTTTCCATAAAACGGTGGGCTTCTTCTTATATGGACGAAAACAATTGTTCGGTATGTGATGGTTCTCGTTTAAAAGTAGAATCATTACATTTTAAAATTCAAGGTAAAAATATTGCAGATTTGGCCGAGATGGATATTGTTCAATTGGCAGATTGGTTTAAAAAAATAAAAAGCAAGCTGAGCAAAACTCAGATAGCCATTGCCGAAGAAATTCTGAAGGAAATTGAGACAAGAATCCAATTTTTATTGGATGTAGGGTTGGATTATTTGGCATTGAGCCGAAGTTCAAAAACCCTATCGGGTGGTGAAGCACAACGTATTCGGCTGGCAACACAAATTGGCTCTCAACTAGTGGGTGTTTTGTATATATTAGATGAACCCAGTATAGGTTTGCACCAACGAGATAATCATAGATTAATAGATTCGTTACAAAAATTAAGAGATATAGGTAATTCCGTTTTGGTGGTTGAACATGATAAGGACATGATTGAACATGCCGATCAGGTTATAGATATTGGTCCAAAAGCAGGAAAACATGGTGGAGAAATTATCAGCAATTCAACTCCTAAAGAGTTACTGAAAAGCAAAACCTTAACTGCTGATTACATTAATGGCACCAAAGAAATAGCCGTACCAAAAGAAAGAAGAAAAGGCAATGGCAAAGCAATTATTTTAAAAGGAGCTACGGGCAATAACTTAAAAAACGTTTCTATAACCTTACCGCTAGGCAAAATGATTTGTGTTACTGGGGTTTCGGGCAGTGGAAAATCTACTCTGATTAACGAGACCTTGTACCCTATTTTAAATCATCATATATACAGAGGTGTAAAAGCCCCAATGCCTTACAAGAGTATTGACGGATTAAAACATATCGATAAAATAATCGATATAAATCAGTCTCCAATTGGTAGGACACCGCGTTCAAACCCTGCCACTTATACTGGTGTTTTTAGTGAGATACGGAATTTATTTGCTAAAACTCCGGAAGCCTTGATTAGAGGCTATAAACCAGGCAGATTCTCTTTTAATGTTAAAGAAGGAAGATGCGAAACTTGTGAAGGTGGAGGCGTTCGGGTTATTGAAATGAATTTTTTGCCTGATGTTTATGTAGAGTGCGAAACCTGTATGGGTAAGCGTTTCGATAGAGAAACATTAGAAATTAGATATAAAGGAAAATCCATTTCAGATGTGTTGAATATGACCATTGACGAAAGTGTTCAATTTTTTGAGCATATTCCTAAAATACATAGAAAACTAAAGACCATAAAAGATGTTGGCTTAGGTTATATAACATTAGGGCAGCAGTCCACTACTCTATCTGGTGGTGAAGCCCAACGTATAAAGTTAGCCACAGAACTTTCAAAAAAAGATACCGGAAATACCTTCTACATTTTAGACGAACCCACAACAGGCCTACATTTTGAAGATATTGATGTATTGATGAAAGTATTAAATAAATTGACAGATAAAGGCAATACGGTTTTAATAATTGAACACAATTTAGATGTAGTAAAATTGGCAGATTATATTATTGATATTGGCCCCGAAGGTGGTAAAAACGGTGGGGAAGTTTTGTGTACAGGTACACCCGAAGAAATAGTAAAAGTGAAAAACAGTTATACTGCACAGTTTCTAAAAAAAGAGTTACATTAG
- a CDS encoding PspC domain-containing protein: MKIVHSIRHFFEKRGFEVSSRLADKLGMRVTNVRLFFIYISFITLGFWFGIYLTIAFLLKLKDMVYTKRSSVFDL, translated from the coding sequence ATGAAAATAGTACATTCCATCCGCCATTTTTTTGAAAAAAGAGGTTTCGAAGTTTCTTCGAGATTAGCGGATAAATTAGGAATGAGAGTAACCAATGTAAGATTGTTTTTTATCTATATATCTTTTATTACACTGGGTTTTTGGTTCGGAATTTATTTGACAATTGCATTCTTATTAAAACTAAAAGATATGGTTTATACCAAACGCAGTTCTGTTTTTGATTTATAA
- a CDS encoding potassium channel family protein, which yields MNIFRSKLYIALLLFIGVICLGVFGYMYLSNDSFINALYMTIITITTVGFGEVHPLSESERLFTIFLILMSVTTLGYALSILTQYVASGEFIKNLKLKKVQKSIEKLRGHAIVCGYGRNGKQATVKLSKYNKPFVIIENDDERIAEIEEQNLLYIKGDATIDDILQKAAISKASSLITALPSDADNLYVVLSARQLNENMTIVSRASNDSSDIKLRIAGANNVIMPDKLGGEHMASLLVTPDIVEFVDKLAADSENATHLEEIIVNSLPKEFLLKSIRDLDLRKKTGCSIIGFKTPENEYVINPDAATKLKENSKLIVLGSAQQIQNLSKLF from the coding sequence ATGAACATATTCAGATCTAAGCTATATATTGCCCTATTATTATTTATTGGCGTAATTTGCCTTGGTGTTTTTGGGTATATGTACTTATCCAACGATTCTTTTATTAACGCACTTTACATGACAATAATTACCATTACCACTGTTGGTTTTGGTGAGGTACATCCGTTAAGTGAGTCCGAAAGGTTGTTTACAATTTTTTTAATATTGATGAGCGTTACCACTTTAGGTTATGCTTTATCAATATTAACACAATACGTTGCCAGTGGCGAATTCATTAAAAATCTAAAATTAAAAAAGGTGCAAAAATCAATTGAAAAATTAAGAGGTCATGCCATTGTTTGTGGATACGGAAGAAATGGTAAACAAGCAACGGTAAAATTAAGTAAGTACAATAAACCTTTCGTAATTATTGAAAATGATGATGAGAGAATTGCCGAAATTGAAGAGCAAAATTTACTCTATATTAAAGGAGATGCCACTATTGATGATATTTTGCAAAAAGCCGCTATTAGTAAAGCCTCAAGTCTAATTACCGCATTACCTTCTGATGCCGATAATCTCTATGTGGTTTTGTCTGCAAGACAGTTAAACGAAAACATGACTATAGTGAGCAGAGCTTCAAACGATTCTTCTGATATTAAATTGAGAATTGCAGGTGCAAATAATGTAATAATGCCCGATAAATTGGGTGGTGAACATATGGCGTCCTTATTAGTTACGCCTGACATTGTTGAGTTTGTAGATAAATTGGCTGCAGACTCTGAAAACGCAACTCATCTTGAAGAAATAATTGTGAACTCCTTACCTAAAGAGTTTTTGTTAAAATCTATTCGTGATCTGGATTTGCGTAAAAAAACAGGTTGTTCTATAATAGGCTTTAAAACCCCTGAAAACGAATATGTAATCAACCCAGATGCAGCTACAAAACTTAAGGAGAATTCTAAATTAATTGTTTTGGGCAGTGCACAGCAAATTCAAAATCTTAGCAAATTGTTCTAA